Proteins encoded in a region of the Devosia sp. RR2S18 genome:
- the ybaK gene encoding Cys-tRNA(Pro) deacylase, whose protein sequence is MSKNTPATLALTRADIAFTTATYDYDPGADRVGLQAAEALGVSPAIVLKTLMAEVDGKPVCVVVPSDEEVNMKKLAAAFGGKSAHMMKPADAERLTGYKVGGISPFGQKKQVPTAVEEIATLEELVYLNGGQRGLQIQLKPEDLIIALGAKAADLIR, encoded by the coding sequence ATGTCCAAGAACACGCCCGCAACGCTGGCACTCACCAGGGCCGACATCGCCTTCACCACCGCCACCTATGATTACGACCCCGGAGCTGACCGGGTCGGACTCCAGGCTGCCGAGGCGCTCGGTGTCTCGCCCGCAATCGTGCTAAAGACGCTCATGGCCGAAGTCGATGGCAAGCCGGTCTGCGTGGTGGTGCCCTCCGACGAAGAGGTTAACATGAAAAAGCTTGCTGCCGCTTTTGGTGGCAAGAGCGCTCACATGATGAAGCCGGCGGACGCTGAGCGCCTGACTGGCTACAAAGTAGGCGGCATCAGTCCCTTCGGGCAAAAAAAGCAGGTGCCCACTGCTGTCGAGGAAATCGCCACCCTCGAAGAGCTGGTCTATCTCAACGGCGGCCAACGCGGATTGCAGATCCAGCTCAAGCCAGAGGACCTAATCATCGCCCTTGGTGCCAAGGCAGCCGATCTCATCCGCTGA
- a CDS encoding MarR family winged helix-turn-helix transcriptional regulator — translation MTSSTLDFATTLHVRDHCLCLAAQRAARALARRFDIALRPVGLTNGQFSLLMSLNRPEPPTLGSVASLLAMDRTTLTAALKPLEREGLVATTADPKDRRSRLLQLTDAGRQRLGAALPIWRETHRLVDEAFEPDEGKALRQSLNKIG, via the coding sequence ATGACTTCTAGTACTCTCGACTTTGCCACCACTCTCCATGTCCGCGACCACTGTCTTTGCCTTGCCGCACAACGGGCGGCGCGAGCCCTCGCTCGTCGCTTTGACATCGCCCTGCGGCCGGTGGGACTGACCAATGGGCAGTTCTCGCTGCTGATGTCGTTGAACCGCCCAGAGCCACCGACACTCGGCTCGGTAGCTTCGCTCTTGGCGATGGATCGCACGACGCTAACCGCGGCTTTGAAACCGCTGGAGCGGGAGGGGCTCGTCGCCACCACGGCCGATCCCAAGGACCGACGCAGCCGGCTGCTGCAGCTTACCGATGCGGGGCGGCAGCGGCTGGGGGCGGCGCTACCGATCTGGCGAGAAACGCACCGGCTGGTCGACGAAGCTTTCGAGCCGGACGAAGGCAAGGCGTTGCGGCAGAGCCTCAACAAGATCGGCTGA
- the cueR gene encoding Cu(I)-responsive transcriptional regulator: MNIGQAADASGVSAKMIRYYESIGLIRPPERTESNYRVYGADEVHVLRFIKRARTLGFSMEETSTLLRLWQDKSRASAEVKEIASRHVVELEQKISELQSMAKTLRHLVHCCGGDERPDCPILEDLAGAEIQKGHQDERQINA; this comes from the coding sequence ATGAACATCGGTCAGGCAGCGGATGCTTCGGGTGTGTCGGCGAAGATGATCCGCTACTACGAATCCATCGGCCTTATCCGTCCGCCCGAGCGTACGGAAAGCAATTATCGGGTCTATGGCGCCGATGAGGTTCACGTGCTGCGCTTCATCAAGCGCGCACGGACGCTGGGGTTCTCCATGGAAGAAACTTCAACATTGCTGAGGCTTTGGCAGGACAAGAGCCGCGCCAGCGCCGAGGTCAAGGAAATCGCCAGCCGGCATGTTGTGGAGCTGGAGCAGAAGATCTCCGAGCTGCAAAGCATGGCAAAAACGCTGCGGCATTTGGTGCATTGCTGCGGGGGCGACGAGCGCCCGGATTGCCCGATTCTCGAGGATCTCGCGGGTGCAGAGATACAGAAAGGACATCAAGATGAACGACAGATTAACGCTTAA
- a CDS encoding bifunctional rhamnulose-1-phosphate aldolase/short-chain dehydrogenase: protein MSDTAPKRLENKWDDAKAAAMSEPERLVYRSNLLGSDKRVTNYGGGNTSSKIWQKDPLTGEEVEVLWVKGSGGDNASIKLEGFATLYMDKLRALKGLYRGVEFEDEMVGYLPHATFNLNPRASSIDTPLHAYVNRPYVDHMHPDAIIAIAASKNSKELTQQIFGDTIGWLPWKKPGFELGLWLEKFCLENPDAKGVVLESHGLFTWGDTPKECYETTIAIINQAIAWFEEQTAGKTIFGGEAVQSLPAEQRRAIAARLMPKIRGFISEDSHKLGHFDDSDAVLEFVNSKNLRPLAALGTSCPDHFLRTKIRPLVIDLDPANPDVDAVLAGLGDQIAAYRADYAAYYERSKHDNSPAIRDPNAVVYLIPGVGMITFAKDKATARISGEFYVNAINVMRGASTVSEYQGLPEQEAFDIEYWLLEEAKLQRMPKPKSLAGKIALVTGGAGGIGKATAARLLREGACVVLADIDQNALDNATQELSDVFGADFVRPVNINVTREEQVISGFTHAVVEFGGLDILVSNAGLASSAPIEETSLELWNKNMDILSTGYFLVSREAFRLFRTQHIGGNVVFVASKNGLAASPNASAYCTAKAAEIHLARCLALEGAEAQIRVNVVNPDAVLRGSKIWAGEWLEQRASTYKTDKDGLEEMYRQRSMLKRSVFPEDIAEAIYFFASEASAKSTGNIINVDAGNAQSFTR from the coding sequence ATGTCCGACACTGCGCCAAAGCGCCTTGAGAACAAATGGGACGACGCCAAGGCGGCCGCCATGAGCGAGCCCGAGCGCCTCGTCTATCGCTCCAACTTGCTCGGTTCGGACAAGCGCGTCACCAATTACGGTGGCGGCAACACCTCCTCTAAGATTTGGCAGAAAGACCCACTGACGGGCGAAGAGGTCGAGGTTCTCTGGGTCAAGGGTTCGGGTGGTGACAATGCCTCGATCAAGCTCGAGGGTTTTGCCACGCTCTATATGGACAAGCTGCGCGCCCTGAAGGGTCTCTATCGCGGCGTCGAGTTCGAAGACGAGATGGTCGGCTATCTGCCGCACGCGACTTTCAACCTCAATCCGCGCGCCTCCTCCATCGACACGCCGCTCCATGCCTATGTGAATCGGCCCTATGTCGATCACATGCACCCCGACGCCATTATTGCCATCGCGGCCTCCAAGAATTCCAAGGAGCTGACCCAGCAGATCTTTGGCGACACCATTGGCTGGCTGCCGTGGAAGAAGCCAGGTTTTGAGCTTGGCCTGTGGCTGGAGAAGTTCTGCCTGGAGAACCCCGATGCCAAGGGCGTGGTTCTCGAATCTCACGGTCTCTTCACCTGGGGCGACACGCCCAAGGAATGCTACGAGACCACCATCGCCATCATCAATCAGGCCATCGCCTGGTTTGAAGAGCAGACTGCCGGCAAGACCATCTTCGGCGGCGAAGCTGTTCAGTCGCTCCCTGCCGAGCAGCGCCGGGCGATTGCGGCCAGGCTCATGCCCAAGATTCGCGGCTTCATCTCGGAAGACAGCCATAAGCTGGGCCATTTCGATGACAGCGACGCCGTCCTGGAGTTCGTCAACTCCAAGAACCTGCGGCCGCTGGCAGCGCTGGGCACCTCCTGCCCTGACCACTTCCTGCGCACCAAGATCCGCCCGCTGGTGATCGACCTTGATCCCGCCAACCCCGATGTCGACGCCGTCCTCGCCGGGCTGGGCGACCAGATCGCCGCCTACCGCGCCGATTACGCGGCCTATTACGAGCGCTCCAAGCACGACAATTCGCCCGCCATCCGCGACCCGAACGCAGTGGTCTACCTGATCCCCGGCGTGGGCATGATCACCTTTGCCAAGGACAAGGCGACCGCCCGCATCTCCGGCGAGTTCTACGTCAACGCCATCAATGTGATGCGCGGCGCCTCGACCGTATCGGAATATCAGGGCCTGCCCGAGCAGGAAGCTTTCGACATCGAGTATTGGCTGCTTGAAGAAGCCAAGCTCCAGCGCATGCCCAAGCCGAAGTCACTGGCTGGCAAGATCGCTCTTGTCACCGGTGGCGCCGGCGGCATCGGCAAGGCCACCGCCGCTCGCCTTCTGCGGGAAGGTGCCTGCGTGGTGCTGGCCGACATTGACCAGAATGCGCTCGACAACGCCACTCAGGAGCTGTCGGACGTCTTCGGCGCCGACTTCGTCCGCCCGGTGAACATCAACGTCACCAGGGAAGAGCAGGTCATCTCCGGGTTCACGCACGCCGTGGTGGAGTTCGGTGGCCTCGACATCTTGGTGTCCAATGCCGGCCTCGCTTCTTCGGCGCCGATCGAGGAAACCTCGCTCGAGCTCTGGAACAAGAACATGGACATCCTGTCCACGGGTTACTTCCTGGTCAGCCGTGAGGCATTCCGCCTGTTCCGCACCCAGCACATCGGCGGCAATGTCGTCTTCGTCGCCTCCAAGAACGGCCTTGCCGCTTCCCCCAACGCCTCCGCCTACTGCACCGCCAAGGCCGCCGAGATCCACCTCGCCCGCTGCCTCGCCCTCGAGGGTGCGGAAGCGCAGATCCGCGTCAACGTCGTCAATCCCGACGCCGTGCTGCGTGGGTCCAAGATTTGGGCCGGTGAATGGCTCGAGCAGCGCGCATCGACATACAAGACCGACAAGGATGGTCTCGAGGAAATGTACCGCCAGCGTTCGATGCTGAAGCGTTCGGTGTTCCCCGAGGACATCGCCGAGGCCATCTACTTCTTTGCTTCGGAGGCCTCGGCGAAATCCACCGGCAACATCATCAATGTCGACGCGGGCAACGCCCAGTCGTTCACGCGGTAA
- a CDS encoding substrate-binding domain-containing protein yields the protein MSLKAIALGLMATSVLAGSALAQDEQVKIGVSIPAATHGFMGGLNWHAQEAEKRLEAAHPNIDLIIVTADGPSDQASDLEDLVSVQQIDALVVLPFESEPLTEPVRAVKDAGAFITVVDRGLTDPTIQDVYVSGNNTEMGVNSAEYMMTRLGEGDNIVILRGIPTVLDTERFDAFMSTIEGSGINVLDDEFANWNRDDGFEVMQDFLSRFPDIDGVWAQDDDITLGVVEAIRQAGREDEMFVVGGAGMKEIVKGVMEGDELVPVDVLYPPAQIATAMDVTVAHFTSNGPVRGEYILGSPLITQENAEQFYFPDSPF from the coding sequence ATGTCTCTAAAGGCAATCGCACTTGGCCTTATGGCCACCAGCGTTCTGGCCGGCTCTGCCTTGGCGCAGGACGAACAGGTCAAGATCGGCGTTTCGATCCCGGCCGCGACGCATGGTTTCATGGGTGGTCTCAACTGGCATGCCCAAGAAGCCGAAAAGCGGCTCGAGGCTGCGCATCCCAATATCGACCTCATCATCGTCACCGCCGACGGTCCGTCGGACCAGGCCAGCGATCTTGAAGACCTTGTTTCGGTGCAGCAGATCGACGCTCTCGTTGTGCTCCCCTTCGAATCCGAGCCCCTGACTGAGCCGGTTCGGGCCGTTAAGGATGCGGGTGCGTTCATCACCGTGGTAGATCGCGGCCTGACCGATCCGACCATCCAGGACGTCTATGTGTCCGGCAACAACACCGAAATGGGTGTGAACTCGGCCGAATACATGATGACCCGTCTTGGTGAAGGCGACAACATCGTTATCCTGCGCGGCATCCCCACCGTGCTCGACACCGAGCGGTTCGACGCCTTCATGTCCACTATCGAAGGCTCGGGCATCAATGTGCTCGACGACGAGTTCGCCAACTGGAACCGTGATGACGGCTTCGAAGTGATGCAGGACTTCCTGTCGCGCTTCCCTGACATAGATGGTGTCTGGGCTCAGGATGATGACATCACTCTCGGCGTGGTGGAAGCTATCCGCCAGGCTGGCCGTGAAGACGAGATGTTCGTGGTCGGCGGCGCCGGCATGAAGGAGATCGTCAAGGGCGTAATGGAAGGCGACGAGCTCGTTCCCGTCGACGTGCTCTATCCGCCGGCACAGATCGCGACCGCCATGGACGTCACCGTGGCGCACTTCACCTCCAACGGCCCGGTTCGCGGCGAATACATCCTTGGTTCGCCCCTGATCACCCAGGAAAATGCCGAGCAGTTCTACTTTCCCGACAGCCCGTTCTGA
- a CDS encoding DUF1428 domain-containing protein: MTYIAGFVAAVPAANKEAYRQLAEETVAIFQEFGAKRLMEVWGDEVPDGKVTDFRRAVKAKPDEVIVYSWHEYPTREAAQEANRKMIADPRMEEIAKNMPFDGTRMLYGGFDEILDTGRGGKPGYVDGALAPVPVDRFEDYRTLARQQVEVFKENGATRIFETWGDFLPDGQVTDFKDAVQAKDGETVIFSVVEWPSKEVRDAAWPKIFEDPRMHSADQPQDEARRIYGGFVPLLDA; this comes from the coding sequence ATGACCTATATTGCTGGTTTTGTGGCCGCCGTACCGGCGGCCAACAAGGAAGCCTACCGCCAACTGGCAGAAGAGACCGTCGCGATCTTTCAGGAGTTCGGCGCGAAACGCCTGATGGAAGTTTGGGGCGATGAGGTCCCGGACGGGAAGGTCACCGATTTCCGTCGCGCCGTGAAGGCCAAACCCGACGAGGTGATCGTCTACTCCTGGCATGAATACCCTACCCGGGAGGCCGCCCAGGAAGCCAATCGCAAGATGATCGCCGATCCGCGCATGGAGGAGATCGCGAAGAATATGCCATTCGACGGCACCCGCATGCTCTATGGCGGCTTCGACGAAATCCTTGATACCGGCCGGGGCGGCAAGCCGGGCTATGTCGATGGCGCCCTGGCGCCCGTGCCTGTGGACCGCTTCGAGGACTACCGGACCCTTGCTCGGCAACAGGTCGAGGTGTTCAAAGAGAACGGCGCCACCCGCATCTTCGAGACCTGGGGCGACTTTTTGCCCGATGGGCAAGTCACCGACTTCAAGGACGCGGTGCAAGCCAAGGACGGCGAAACGGTCATCTTCTCCGTGGTCGAATGGCCGTCCAAGGAGGTTCGCGACGCTGCGTGGCCCAAGATCTTCGAAGACCCGCGCATGCATTCAGCGGACCAGCCGCAGGACGAGGCGCGTCGGATCTATGGCGGCTTTGTCCCGCTACTCGACGCCTAG
- a CDS encoding heavy metal translocating P-type ATPase, protein MNQHIHFSKVSIDIQGMSCASCVARVEKALLKVPEVQSAAVNLATERATIELTDPAAIEATLRAVEKTGYNATPTPVAQPRDEHGGHNHHDEDAALLRRDVLIAAVFTLPLFVLEMGSHFYAPVHHWLMGLVPQQTLFLLYFLLATVVLFGPGLRFFKAGIPALFRGAPEMNSLVALGAGAAYLYSVVATFTPGVLPAGTQHVYYESAAVIVTLILVGRWLEALAKGRTGEAIQRLVQQQAKTARVQRNGGNVDLPIEEVVLGDLILVRPGEKIPVDGEIVEGSSHIDESMISGEPLPVSKSAGAQVIGGTLNTSGSFSFRATKVGADTMLAQIIRLVEEAQGGKLPIQRQVDKITGWFVPVVIGLAVLTFAGWTLFGPAPGYVLGLVNAVAVVIIACPCAMGLATPTAIMVGTGRAAELGVLFRKSEALQQLSGVSVIAFDKTGTLTRGKPELTDLILDNDFEHDEVLALVAALESRSEHPIGEAIVAAAEKQGLTLGQVTEVKAVTGEGIRARVDGRLVAVGSQRFLSQFDFSDFGQALDRLADEGKTPVFAAIDDKLAAAIVVADAVKPTSRSVIAALHRMNIKTAMISGDNRRTAEAIARQLGIDEVRAEVLPAEKVAALKSLRPLGQVGFVGDGINDAPALAEADVGIAVGTGTDAAIESADVVLLGGDLRGVLDAISSSRATLRNIHQNLFWAFAYNVLLIPVAAGVLYAPFAMLLSPMIAAGAMALSSVFVVGNALRLKRLRRVQLEGEMA, encoded by the coding sequence ATGAATCAGCATATCCATTTCAGCAAAGTCTCCATCGACATTCAGGGCATGAGTTGCGCTTCCTGCGTCGCCCGTGTTGAAAAGGCATTGCTCAAGGTGCCGGAGGTACAATCGGCTGCCGTAAACCTGGCAACTGAGCGCGCAACGATCGAGCTGACCGATCCGGCCGCCATCGAGGCAACACTCCGCGCCGTCGAAAAGACCGGCTACAATGCCACACCGACGCCGGTCGCTCAGCCTCGCGACGAGCATGGCGGCCACAACCATCATGATGAAGATGCCGCCCTGCTACGGCGCGACGTTCTCATTGCGGCAGTCTTCACCCTGCCGCTCTTCGTGCTGGAGATGGGCAGCCACTTCTATGCTCCCGTGCACCACTGGTTGATGGGATTAGTACCGCAGCAAACCCTCTTTTTGCTGTACTTTTTGCTGGCAACTGTTGTGCTGTTCGGGCCCGGATTGCGGTTCTTCAAGGCTGGTATTCCTGCCCTCTTCCGTGGCGCGCCCGAGATGAATTCCCTGGTCGCCCTGGGCGCCGGAGCCGCGTATCTCTATTCGGTCGTTGCCACCTTTACGCCCGGCGTACTGCCTGCAGGAACGCAGCACGTCTACTACGAATCTGCCGCCGTTATCGTCACGCTGATCCTCGTCGGCCGCTGGCTGGAAGCGCTTGCCAAAGGAAGAACAGGAGAAGCCATCCAGCGCCTCGTGCAGCAGCAAGCCAAAACCGCGCGCGTGCAGCGGAACGGGGGAAATGTCGACTTGCCAATCGAGGAGGTCGTCTTGGGTGACCTGATCTTGGTCCGCCCAGGCGAGAAGATCCCGGTTGACGGGGAGATCGTCGAAGGCAGCAGCCACATCGACGAGTCGATGATCTCGGGCGAACCGCTACCCGTCTCCAAAAGTGCCGGTGCACAGGTCATCGGCGGTACGCTCAACACGTCTGGCAGTTTCAGTTTCCGCGCGACCAAAGTGGGCGCAGACACCATGCTGGCGCAGATCATCCGCTTGGTTGAAGAGGCACAGGGCGGTAAGCTGCCGATCCAGCGTCAGGTGGACAAGATCACCGGCTGGTTCGTTCCCGTGGTGATCGGGCTAGCGGTGCTGACCTTTGCTGGTTGGACGCTCTTTGGTCCTGCGCCTGGCTATGTCCTTGGGCTTGTGAACGCTGTCGCCGTTGTCATCATTGCCTGCCCATGTGCCATGGGCTTGGCGACGCCCACCGCCATTATGGTCGGCACGGGGCGTGCAGCCGAACTCGGCGTGCTGTTCCGCAAGAGCGAAGCCTTGCAGCAATTGAGCGGGGTTAGCGTGATTGCCTTCGACAAGACAGGCACGCTGACACGGGGCAAGCCTGAACTTACAGATCTCATTCTGGATAATGATTTCGAGCACGACGAGGTGCTTGCACTGGTAGCGGCCCTCGAGAGCCGCTCTGAACACCCTATCGGCGAGGCCATCGTTGCAGCGGCCGAGAAGCAAGGCTTGACGCTCGGTCAGGTCACCGAGGTCAAAGCCGTCACGGGTGAAGGCATCCGTGCCCGTGTGGACGGTCGGCTGGTCGCGGTGGGCTCACAGCGTTTCCTCAGCCAGTTCGACTTTTCGGATTTCGGCCAAGCTCTCGACAGACTGGCAGACGAGGGTAAGACGCCGGTCTTTGCTGCGATAGACGACAAGCTGGCTGCTGCCATCGTTGTCGCCGACGCAGTGAAGCCCACCAGTCGTTCGGTGATCGCGGCGCTGCACCGGATGAACATCAAGACAGCCATGATCTCGGGCGACAACCGGCGCACGGCCGAAGCTATCGCCCGCCAACTCGGCATTGACGAGGTGCGGGCCGAAGTATTGCCTGCGGAAAAGGTTGCGGCGCTTAAATCCTTACGGCCCCTTGGACAGGTGGGTTTCGTGGGCGATGGCATCAATGACGCCCCTGCCCTGGCGGAGGCAGATGTTGGCATTGCCGTTGGAACCGGCACCGATGCCGCCATTGAGAGTGCGGATGTGGTGCTGCTTGGAGGCGATCTCCGCGGGGTTCTCGATGCGATCTCGAGCAGCCGAGCGACGCTGCGCAACATCCATCAGAACCTGTTCTGGGCATTTGCCTACAACGTGCTGTTGATCCCGGTGGCGGCGGGCGTGCTCTATGCGCCGTTTGCCATGCTGCTATCGCCAATGATTGCGGCGGGCGCTATGGCGCTATCGAGTGTGTTCGTGGTCGGAAACGCCCTGCGGCTTAAAAGATTACGGCGGGTGCAGCTCGAAGGAGAGATGGCATGA
- a CDS encoding heavy-metal-associated domain-containing protein, translating to MNDRLTLKVDDMTCNHCVGTVRTALEEALPDPRVEIDLANHRVTFTGDRAKGENAIREAGYTPEAI from the coding sequence ATGAACGACAGATTAACGCTTAAAGTGGATGATATGACCTGCAATCATTGCGTGGGGACGGTGCGCACAGCGCTCGAAGAGGCTTTGCCGGATCCACGGGTTGAGATCGACCTGGCCAATCACCGCGTGACCTTCACAGGCGACCGCGCGAAAGGCGAGAACGCCATTCGCGAGGCCGGCTACACGCCCGAAGCTATCTAG
- a CDS encoding DUF1127 domain-containing protein: MNIRQRISQFAQYQRTMRELSSLDQRQLNDLGITRSDIKEIARGTYAR; the protein is encoded by the coding sequence ATGAACATCCGTCAGCGTATTAGCCAGTTTGCCCAGTATCAGCGCACCATGCGCGAGCTCAGCTCGCTCGACCAGCGTCAGCTGAACGATCTCGGCATCACCCGCTCCGATATCAAGGAAATCGCCCGCGGTACCTACGCCCGCTAA
- the rhaI gene encoding L-rhamnose catabolism isomerase, protein MTEYIIEPSVVEADNAKREADLRRDYESLGERLDRRGVAIDAIKAKVAAFNIAVPSWGVGTGGTRFARFPGKGEPRDIFDKIEDCAVIAQMTQATNTVSLHIPWDKADPNRLKQAASRFNLGFDAMNSNTFADAKGQMQSYKFGSLSAYDKATRDQAIEHNLECIEIGKTIGSKALTVWIGDGSNFPGQTNFATQFENYLDSMKAIYAALPDDWRVYTEHKMYEPAFYSTVVQDWGTNYMIAKELGDKAYCLVDLGHHAPNVNIEMIVSRLAQFGKLGGFHFNDSKYGDDDLDAGSIDPYRLFLVFNELVDAEERYSDFHPAHMLDQSHNVTDPIESLMLSAADVQRAYAQALLVDRKGLTAAQSGNDALAATQHLRHAYRTDVEPILAMARLEKGGAIDLLSAYRASGYRAKVAEIRPAVEAGSSGIV, encoded by the coding sequence ATGACCGAATACATCATCGAGCCTTCCGTCGTGGAAGCTGACAACGCCAAGCGCGAAGCCGACCTTCGCCGCGACTACGAGAGTCTCGGCGAGCGCCTTGATCGGCGCGGCGTCGCCATCGACGCCATCAAGGCCAAGGTTGCCGCATTCAACATCGCCGTCCCTTCCTGGGGCGTCGGCACCGGCGGCACGCGCTTTGCGCGCTTCCCGGGCAAGGGCGAACCCCGCGATATCTTCGACAAGATCGAGGATTGCGCCGTTATCGCCCAGATGACCCAGGCGACCAATACCGTCTCGCTCCACATTCCGTGGGACAAGGCCGATCCGAACCGGTTGAAGCAGGCCGCCAGCCGCTTCAATCTCGGCTTCGATGCCATGAACTCCAATACCTTCGCGGACGCCAAGGGCCAGATGCAGAGCTATAAGTTCGGCTCGCTCTCGGCCTATGACAAGGCCACGCGCGACCAGGCCATCGAGCACAATCTCGAATGCATCGAGATCGGCAAGACCATTGGCTCCAAGGCGCTGACGGTGTGGATCGGCGACGGCTCGAACTTCCCCGGGCAGACTAATTTTGCCACCCAGTTCGAGAACTATCTCGACTCCATGAAGGCCATCTATGCCGCCCTGCCCGATGACTGGCGGGTCTATACTGAGCACAAGATGTACGAGCCGGCCTTCTACTCAACGGTCGTGCAGGATTGGGGCACCAACTACATGATCGCCAAGGAGCTCGGCGACAAAGCCTATTGCCTCGTCGACCTCGGCCATCATGCCCCCAACGTCAATATCGAGATGATTGTCTCGCGCCTGGCGCAGTTCGGCAAGCTGGGCGGCTTCCACTTCAACGACAGCAAGTATGGCGACGACGATCTCGACGCCGGCTCCATCGACCCCTACCGCCTGTTCCTGGTGTTCAACGAACTGGTGGATGCCGAGGAGCGCTACAGCGACTTCCATCCGGCGCACATGCTCGATCAGTCGCACAACGTCACCGATCCCATCGAGTCGCTGATGCTGTCGGCCGCCGATGTGCAGCGCGCCTATGCCCAGGCACTCCTGGTAGACCGTAAGGGGCTTACGGCTGCTCAAAGCGGTAACGATGCGCTAGCGGCAACGCAGCATCTGCGCCACGCCTACCGCACCGATGTGGAGCCTATTCTGGCTATGGCACGCCTCGAAAAGGGTGGCGCTATCGATCTTCTCAGCGCCTATCGCGCCTCCGGCTATCGCGCCAAGGTCGCCGAAATCCGCCCTGCCGTTGAAGCTGGTTCCAGCGGCATCGTTTAA